A stretch of Carnobacterium iners DNA encodes these proteins:
- the lepA gene encoding translation elongation factor 4, giving the protein MNKKELIQRQKNMRNFSIIAHIDHGKSTLADRILQMTRTVADRDMQEQLLDSMDLERERGITIKLNTVELNYIAKNGETYTFHLIDTPGHVDFTYEVSRSLAACEGAVLVVDAAQGIEAQTLANVYLALDNELEILPVINKIDLPAADPERVRKEIEDIIGLDASEAVLASAKIGLGIEDILEQIVEKIPAPDGDLDAPLKALIFDSAYDSYRGVVLNVRIMDGIIKPGDTMKLMNTNKTFEVAEVGVFSPKPIKRDFLMVGDVGYVTANIKTVQDARVGDTITLANNPAPESLPGYRKMNPMVYCGMYPVDSSRFTDLREALEKLELNDAALQFEAETSQALGFGFRCGFLGLLHMDVVQERLEREFNLDLITTAPSVIYHVNLTNQTQLVVSNPADMPEPGVIESIEEPYVKANIMVPNDYVGTVMEISQHKRGNFIALDYLDNNRVNVVYEIPLSEIVYDFFDKLKSSTKGYASLDYEMIGYRVSRLAKMDILLNGENVDALSFIVHNDFSYNRGKAIVEKLRSIIPRQQFEIPIQAAIGSKILSRSTIKALRKDVTAKLYGGDVTRRQKLLKKQKAGKKRMKQVGSVEIPQEAFMSVLKIDDEK; this is encoded by the coding sequence ATGAATAAAAAAGAACTAATCCAAAGACAAAAAAATATGCGAAATTTTTCTATTATCGCTCATATTGATCATGGTAAATCTACTTTAGCGGATCGTATTTTACAAATGACGCGTACTGTAGCAGACCGTGATATGCAAGAACAACTATTGGATTCGATGGATTTAGAGCGTGAAAGAGGCATAACCATTAAATTAAATACAGTAGAATTAAATTATATAGCTAAAAATGGAGAAACATATACTTTCCATCTAATTGATACACCAGGTCACGTTGATTTTACCTATGAGGTATCAAGAAGTTTAGCTGCTTGCGAAGGAGCAGTGCTTGTTGTAGATGCTGCACAAGGAATAGAAGCTCAAACATTAGCGAATGTTTATTTAGCGTTGGACAATGAATTAGAAATTCTTCCTGTTATAAATAAGATTGACTTACCAGCTGCAGATCCTGAGAGAGTTAGAAAAGAAATTGAAGATATTATTGGCCTTGATGCAAGTGAAGCTGTTTTAGCTAGTGCTAAAATCGGTCTTGGAATTGAAGATATTTTAGAGCAAATTGTCGAAAAAATTCCAGCACCAGATGGCGATTTAGACGCTCCATTAAAAGCGCTTATATTTGATTCAGCTTATGATTCTTACCGTGGCGTTGTCTTAAACGTTCGTATCATGGACGGCATTATCAAGCCGGGCGATACAATGAAACTAATGAATACGAATAAAACATTTGAAGTAGCAGAAGTTGGCGTTTTCTCACCAAAACCCATTAAAAGAGACTTTTTAATGGTAGGTGATGTTGGTTATGTAACAGCCAATATCAAAACAGTTCAAGATGCTCGTGTTGGAGATACGATAACCTTAGCAAATAACCCAGCACCAGAATCGTTGCCTGGTTATAGAAAAATGAATCCTATGGTTTATTGTGGAATGTACCCAGTTGATTCATCACGTTTCACTGATTTGCGTGAAGCGCTAGAGAAATTAGAATTAAATGATGCGGCGTTACAGTTTGAAGCTGAAACTTCTCAAGCGTTAGGCTTTGGCTTTAGATGTGGATTTTTAGGTCTACTGCATATGGACGTTGTCCAAGAGCGACTTGAAAGAGAGTTTAACTTAGACTTGATTACAACAGCACCCTCTGTAATTTACCATGTTAACTTGACGAATCAAACACAATTGGTTGTTTCAAACCCAGCTGATATGCCAGAACCTGGCGTCATTGAGTCAATTGAAGAACCTTATGTAAAAGCAAATATTATGGTTCCAAATGATTATGTAGGAACCGTTATGGAAATATCTCAGCATAAACGTGGTAATTTTATTGCATTAGACTATTTAGATAACAATCGAGTCAATGTTGTTTATGAAATACCTCTATCTGAAATTGTTTATGATTTCTTTGACAAGTTGAAATCTAGCACAAAAGGTTATGCTTCTTTAGATTATGAAATGATTGGTTATCGAGTGAGTCGTTTAGCAAAAATGGATATTCTGTTAAATGGAGAAAACGTGGATGCATTAAGTTTTATTGTCCATAATGATTTTTCTTACAATCGGGGTAAAGCAATTGTTGAAAAATTGAGAAGTATCATTCCAAGACAGCAGTTTGAAATTCCAATTCAAGCAGCTATTGGGAGTAAAATACTCTCTCGTTCAACCATTAAGGCATTACGTAAAGACGTAACGGCAAAATTATATGGTGGAGATGTTACCCGTCGCCAAAAATTACTAAAAAAACAAAAAGCTGGTAAGAAAAGAATGAAACAAGTTGGATCTGTTGAAATTCCTCAAGAGGCATTCATGTCCGTTCTTAAGATTGATGACGAGAAATAA
- the dnaJ gene encoding molecular chaperone DnaJ, translating to MMAKRDYYEILGVSKSATDPEIKKAYRKLSKQFHPDINKAADADAKFKEITEAYEVLSDGNKRAAYDQYGHASTDPNFGNGGGGFGGGFGGGGGFGGGGFGGGGFGGGGFEDIFESFFGGSGRKANPNAPRQGEDLQYRMDLEFEEAIFGKESTIQYNREAECKTCHGDGAKPGSHPVTCSKCHGSGTLNVERNTPLGRVMTRQTCDVCGGTGKEIKEKCPTCYGSGRIKERHSVKVTVPAGVEDGNQMRLNGQGEAGKNGGPYGDLYVVFHVKSSNLFDRDGSEIYYELPISFIQAALGDEVEVPTVHGKVKLKIPAGTQTGINFRLKGKGAPRLRGAGNGDQHVKIKLITPKDLSLEQKRILRDYAKESGIEVTEQDESLFGKVKDVFKKDRK from the coding sequence ATTATGGCAAAAAGAGATTATTACGAAATTTTAGGCGTATCAAAAAGTGCTACAGATCCAGAAATAAAAAAAGCTTACCGTAAACTATCGAAACAATTTCATCCAGATATAAATAAAGCAGCAGATGCAGATGCAAAGTTTAAAGAAATTACTGAAGCGTATGAGGTGTTGAGCGATGGCAATAAACGAGCAGCATATGACCAATACGGACACGCTAGTACCGATCCTAATTTTGGTAATGGTGGCGGCGGTTTTGGTGGTGGATTCGGCGGCGGCGGCGGATTCGGCGGTGGTGGATTCGGCGGTGGTGGATTCGGCGGTGGTGGATTCGAAGATATTTTTGAATCATTCTTTGGTGGAAGCGGTCGTAAAGCTAACCCTAATGCTCCAAGACAAGGTGAAGATTTACAATATCGAATGGACTTAGAATTTGAAGAAGCTATTTTCGGCAAAGAGTCAACGATTCAATACAACAGGGAAGCAGAATGTAAAACGTGTCATGGTGATGGAGCTAAACCAGGAAGTCACCCAGTAACTTGTTCTAAATGTCATGGTTCAGGAACATTAAACGTAGAACGCAACACACCGCTTGGCCGGGTAATGACTCGCCAAACATGCGATGTTTGTGGAGGAACAGGTAAAGAAATTAAAGAGAAATGTCCAACTTGTTATGGTTCAGGACGGATAAAAGAAAGACATTCTGTAAAAGTGACGGTTCCAGCAGGTGTCGAAGATGGTAATCAAATGCGATTGAATGGCCAAGGTGAAGCAGGAAAAAATGGCGGACCTTATGGAGATTTATATGTTGTATTCCATGTTAAATCAAGTAATTTATTTGATCGCGATGGTTCAGAAATTTACTATGAATTACCTATAAGTTTTATCCAAGCAGCATTAGGCGATGAGGTTGAAGTTCCAACTGTTCATGGAAAAGTTAAATTGAAAATTCCAGCGGGAACTCAAACAGGCATCAACTTTAGACTGAAAGGTAAAGGGGCTCCGCGTTTAAGAGGAGCTGGTAATGGTGATCAACACGTTAAGATAAAACTCATTACACCAAAAGATCTATCTCTAGAGCAAAAACGGATTTTGCGTGATTATGCAAAAGAAAGTGGTATCGAAGTGACAGAGCAAGATGAGTCACTTTTTGGAAAAGTAAAAGACGTATTTAAAAAAGATAGAAAATAA